Genomic segment of Paenibacillus sp. FSL R5-0623:
CGCCTTTTTGTGATGAAGTGCGTTAAGGGCGTAGCATAGTGGGCGTTCCGGGGGCGGATCGTTCTTATGAGCTAGGCTGAATCCAGAATGGTTTTTTCGCTTAGATATGAATATAATAAAATAAATCATGCAGAACATCGGTTAGCTTATTTTAAGAGCGGGGGAAAATGGATGAGTTTTTTAAAAGGATTCGGTCAGTTAGCTGGGGAAGTTACCGGGAAAGTGTTGGGCGGCAGCGTGAGGGTTGTTGGTGAAATCGCGGGAAGCCCCTTTATCAAAGAAATCGGGAACGGCGTAGAGAAAGCTACGATTAATACAGGCAAAACCGTGGGACAACTGGCTAGCGGAACTTATGATCTTGCCAGTGGTGCAATTCGAAAAGATGATACCGCCATAGACGCGGGGCTTGCCGATATTGGAGGTGCTGTAACCAATACTGCAAAAGGTGTAGCGATATCAGCCAAGTATGTATATAACAGCGGTAAAGATGTTGTTGTGGGCATGAAAGAGGAAGATAAGGACCGAGTGAAGCTTGGTGCCAAGAATCTTTTAGCTGCTGCTGCGGTAACAACACTCGCTGTCGGTGTCATTGATGCAGTTGATGGGGCTGAAGGTGTGGATACGTAGGATTTGGATTAGATCACCAATAACACAACAACTGAAGAAATACAGCCTAGCAGGGCAACCAAAATATGGAGAAAACTAAATGAGATTTTTTCAAGTAAAATCCGCTGTTTCTTCTGAATTAAACACGAGTAGATGAACACCGTAACCACAATGGGCAGATATAAATGAAGATCCGGACCATCCGTGCTCGGTAATAGTTTATTAATATATCCACCTATCGTCTCGTTGACCATCATGAACCCATATATACTACCGATTATTGCTGAAACTGCAAACTGAAATAGTATCTGAACTACAGCATTCTTTACAAAGAATGGATCACGTTTGCGGTAACGGTTATTAACCATCATATATCTGTCGCCTCCTCGTTTTTCGATTACTCTGTTTGGTTACTATTTTTGATTACTACTCCTGTATTTTACCATAACGTTGATCAGCCTTCCTTTTTAGTTTTTATCGATCTATCGCTCCCCCACAAACAAAAAATTGCCCTCTCCACCTCATTGGCAGAAAGGGCATTATAACAATTAAGATACCTCTGTTCAGCTTACCTTAGCGAGTCTCGTAGCACGTATCGATGCGGCAGCGTATACGATAAGCGCTGTCCAGATGAGTGCGAAACCAACAAGCAGAACTGGCGAGACCGTTTCCTTGAACACAAACACACTCAGGATCAGCATGATTGTCGGCCCAATATACTGTACGAAGCCTAGTGTGGACAACGACATTCGGGCAGCCGCCCGTGCAAAGAACAGCAGCGGCAGCGCCGTCACTACACCGGAAAGCAGCAGTTCGAAGAACATTGGTGCAGGTAACGTCCATGCCGTTGCTTTTCCTACTATGGCTAAGTAGATCCAGTAGCCCAGTGCGACGGGTAGAACTACAGCTGTCTCCGAAAATAAACCCACAGAAGCGTCTTGCTTAATCTTTTTCTTCGCCAGACCGTACAAGCCAAATGACACGGCCAGTGAGATCGCAACCCATGGGAAACGTCCGTAGTCGATAGCGATGATAAGCACCGCGACACCAGCGATGGCAATCGCGAGCCATTGTCCACGGTTTGGCTTTTCATGAAGGAAGACAACCGCCAGCAACACATTCAGTAACGGGTTCAAATAATAGCCCAGACTTGTCTCAACGACATGACCGTTGTTAACCGCCCAGATGAAGATAAGCCAATTAATAGCGATTAGCAGCCCACTCGCGGTAAGGGACAGCAGGGTCGAACGACTGGTCAGAATGCGCTTCATGTCACTCCAACGACGTTGGACGGCAACGAAAATCCCCATAAAGACAAATGACCAGACAACCCGATGCGATAAAATCTCGCCTGCCGGTACATTTTCAAACAACTTCCAATACAGCGGGAGAACCCCCCACATGATATAAGCAATGATCGCGTTGATTAATCCATTATTCATAACTAGTTCCCCTCTTATTACTCTGATATCTCAACGGATTATACGCCTCGATCCTCGTTTAAGTAAAGGGGGTAATAGGTCATACAGGAATCCATGCCTATTTCAAATGACTTTTTCTTTGAGCAAAAGCTTCACGTTTAGAGCAACCAAATTATACTTTGCGCTTTTTCTTTCTTAATCTCATAAAGAAGATAAAGATCACCGCAAATACGATTACACCTACGATATACATATCAATATCTTGCTCAAACATAAACCACATCTTGTGTTCTACGTTTACTTGTTGTTTTGGTGGA
This window contains:
- the rarD gene encoding EamA family transporter RarD, producing the protein MNNGLINAIIAYIMWGVLPLYWKLFENVPAGEILSHRVVWSFVFMGIFVAVQRRWSDMKRILTSRSTLLSLTASGLLIAINWLIFIWAVNNGHVVETSLGYYLNPLLNVLLAVVFLHEKPNRGQWLAIAIAGVAVLIIAIDYGRFPWVAISLAVSFGLYGLAKKKIKQDASVGLFSETAVVLPVALGYWIYLAIVGKATAWTLPAPMFFELLLSGVVTALPLLFFARAAARMSLSTLGFVQYIGPTIMLILSVFVFKETVSPVLLVGFALIWTALIVYAAASIRATRLAKVS